A genomic stretch from Caballeronia sp. LZ062 includes:
- a CDS encoding hybrid sensor histidine kinase/response regulator — MAADSIAEALSREAAERSLRDLMGLLALPALWAGRDGRTVIQLMTEAVERVVRLDVCYAHVPLLPDAPAFDSLRLAEADVTADTRLAWEPAIATWRRMPIGPRAVLQATPAGAQRLVRMSMGYTAGQGSVWFGSADPSFPSVTGLAFLRAATSLAATGLQAARATHEREAASRAKDEFLAMLGHELRNPLAPITTSLGLIRKHRGGTADKYHDIIERQVSHLSRLVEDLLDVSRITRGSIELHREPVRIGSVLTRAIEAASPLIEQRGQTLSLSVTDDGALISADLTRLTQVFGNLLNNAAKYTDTGGAIRVEAVTRATEIVVSVSDDGAGISDELMPRLFTIFEQGRTTIDRAKGGLGIGLALVKNLVELHGGTVMAKSDGPGTGSTFVVTLPTTPHALAPADPLPYWDSLPHGNGTRVLLVDDNEDGLLAMEAFLTELGFDVATATLPETAIQVAADFRPAFAVLDIGLPGMDGYQLARALQQQHEAAPPRLFALTGYGQAEDRKRSADAGFERHFVKPVSLMELAEALRVIA; from the coding sequence ATGGCCGCTGATTCAATTGCCGAGGCGCTCTCGCGGGAAGCCGCGGAGCGCAGTCTGCGCGACCTCATGGGCCTGCTCGCGCTGCCCGCGTTGTGGGCGGGACGAGACGGCCGCACGGTGATTCAACTGATGACCGAGGCCGTCGAGCGCGTCGTGCGTCTGGACGTTTGCTATGCGCACGTGCCGCTTCTTCCCGACGCGCCTGCATTTGACAGTCTGCGCCTCGCCGAAGCGGACGTAACCGCGGATACGCGTCTCGCATGGGAACCGGCGATCGCAACATGGCGACGGATGCCCATCGGCCCGCGCGCCGTGCTTCAGGCGACGCCCGCCGGCGCGCAAAGACTCGTGCGCATGAGCATGGGCTATACCGCCGGACAAGGCAGCGTCTGGTTCGGCTCGGCCGATCCGTCGTTTCCCTCGGTGACGGGCCTCGCCTTTCTGCGCGCGGCGACCTCGCTCGCGGCGACCGGTTTGCAGGCCGCGCGAGCCACTCACGAGCGCGAGGCGGCCAGCCGGGCCAAGGACGAATTCCTCGCCATGCTCGGCCATGAGCTACGCAATCCGCTCGCGCCGATCACGACGTCGCTCGGCCTGATACGCAAACATCGCGGCGGAACGGCGGACAAGTATCACGACATCATCGAACGGCAGGTATCGCACCTGTCGCGTCTCGTCGAGGATCTGCTCGACGTGAGCCGCATCACGCGCGGGTCCATCGAACTGCATCGCGAACCCGTGCGAATCGGTTCGGTGCTCACGCGCGCCATCGAGGCCGCGAGTCCGCTGATCGAGCAGCGCGGACAAACCTTGTCGCTCTCGGTGACGGACGACGGAGCGTTGATCTCCGCCGACCTCACGCGGCTCACGCAGGTCTTCGGCAATCTGCTCAACAACGCGGCGAAGTACACGGATACCGGCGGCGCGATCCGCGTCGAAGCCGTGACGCGGGCGACGGAGATCGTCGTGTCCGTGTCCGACGACGGCGCGGGTATCAGCGACGAATTGATGCCGCGCCTCTTCACGATCTTCGAGCAAGGCCGAACCACCATCGACCGCGCGAAAGGCGGATTGGGGATCGGACTCGCGCTGGTGAAGAATCTCGTCGAGCTGCACGGCGGCACGGTCATGGCGAAAAGCGACGGGCCGGGCACGGGTTCGACCTTCGTGGTCACGCTGCCGACGACGCCGCATGCACTGGCGCCGGCCGACCCGCTGCCCTATTGGGACTCGCTTCCCCATGGCAACGGTACTCGTGTACTGCTCGTCGACGACAACGAGGACGGTCTTCTCGCGATGGAAGCGTTCCTCACGGAACTCGGATTCGACGTCGCGACGGCAACCCTGCCCGAGACGGCGATCCAGGTGGCCGCGGATTTCCGCCCCGCGTTCGCGGTGCTGGACATTGGCTTGCCGGGCATGGACGGCTACCAGTTGGCCAGGGCGCTACAGCAACAGCATGAGGCGGCTCCGCCCCGGCTCTTCGCCTTGACGGGATACGGCCAGGCCGAAGACCGGAAACGCTCCGCCGACGCCGGGTTCGAACGTCACTTCGTCAAACCCGTGTCACTCATGGAACTGGCGGAGGCGCTGAGGGTGATCGCTTAA
- a CDS encoding oxidoreductase, translating to MMNRENPVWLITGCSTGFGRELANAVLERGWRAVVTARDPSKVQDIVKGHEDRAIVLPLDVQNREQIANAVEQSMQRFGRIDALVNNAGYGYLAAIEEGENDAVRDMFETNVFGLIDMTKAVLPVMRAQKSGIVINVSSIGGLTSFAATGYYHGTKYAVEGISESLATEVKPLGIDVLIVEPGPFRTNWAGPSIKASATEIADYAATAGERRKQTAARSGNQAGDPVRAAHAIIKAATADTPPLRLLLGKPALELARKKLDLLKRDFDAWEDTTLGADFPENEA from the coding sequence ATGATGAACCGGGAAAATCCCGTCTGGCTGATCACCGGCTGCTCAACGGGCTTCGGCCGCGAACTGGCGAACGCCGTGCTCGAACGCGGATGGCGCGCGGTGGTGACGGCGCGCGATCCGTCGAAGGTGCAAGACATCGTCAAGGGACATGAGGATCGCGCGATCGTCTTGCCGCTCGACGTACAGAACCGCGAACAGATCGCGAATGCCGTCGAGCAGTCGATGCAACGCTTCGGCCGCATCGACGCGCTCGTCAATAACGCGGGCTACGGCTATCTCGCGGCAATCGAGGAAGGGGAAAACGATGCCGTGCGCGACATGTTCGAGACGAACGTGTTCGGTCTCATCGACATGACGAAGGCCGTGCTGCCAGTCATGCGGGCGCAGAAGAGCGGGATCGTCATCAATGTCTCGTCGATCGGCGGACTCACCAGCTTCGCCGCGACGGGCTACTACCACGGCACGAAATACGCGGTGGAAGGCATATCGGAATCGCTCGCGACTGAAGTGAAGCCGCTCGGCATTGACGTGCTGATTGTCGAACCGGGCCCGTTCCGAACGAACTGGGCGGGACCGTCGATCAAGGCATCGGCGACCGAAATCGCCGACTATGCCGCGACCGCCGGTGAGCGCCGCAAGCAAACCGCTGCCCGCAGCGGCAATCAGGCGGGCGACCCGGTGCGCGCGGCTCACGCGATCATCAAGGCGGCCACCGCGGACACGCCGCCGCTGCGTCTGCTGCTAGGCAAGCCGGCGCTCGAACTCGCGCGCAAGAAGCTCGACCTGCTCAAGCGCGACTTCGACGCGTGGGAAGACACGACCCTTGGCGCCGACTTTCCGGAAAACGAAGCGTGA
- a CDS encoding aminotransferase class V-fold PLP-dependent enzyme, giving the protein MPGLLPDVDREGLLEYSVVFTDRSLNHMSQRFQGVMRDISAVLKKVYHAQSVVVVPGSGTFGMEAVARQFATGKKCLVIRNGWFSFRWSQIFDMGGIPSESVVLKARPVQQGRQAPYAPPPVEEVVAAIQQHKPDLVFAPHVETAAGIMLPDSYLRAVADAVHAVGGMFVLDCIASGTVSVDMQASGIDILISAPQKGWSASPCCGLVMLSPLARERIEATTSTSFSCDLRKWLQIMEAYEKDGFAYHATMPTDSLATLRDAMKEAEAYGFDKVKAEQLELGKRIRSLLPEKGFKSVAAEGFEAPGVVVSYTDDDGIRSGKKFAEAGLQVAAGVPLQCDEPEDFKTFRIGLFGLDKLHDVEGAVARVANALDRIL; this is encoded by the coding sequence GTGCCTGGTTTACTTCCCGACGTCGACCGCGAGGGACTCCTCGAATACTCAGTCGTTTTCACTGACCGATCACTCAACCACATGTCGCAGCGCTTTCAGGGCGTCATGCGCGACATTTCCGCCGTGCTCAAGAAGGTCTATCACGCGCAATCAGTCGTCGTCGTTCCGGGGAGCGGAACCTTCGGCATGGAAGCCGTGGCGCGCCAGTTCGCCACTGGCAAGAAGTGTCTCGTGATTCGCAATGGCTGGTTCAGCTTCCGCTGGTCGCAAATCTTCGACATGGGCGGCATCCCGTCCGAATCGGTCGTGCTAAAGGCGCGGCCCGTGCAGCAAGGCAGACAGGCTCCGTACGCACCGCCGCCCGTTGAAGAAGTGGTCGCCGCCATTCAGCAACACAAGCCGGACCTGGTCTTCGCGCCGCATGTCGAAACGGCAGCTGGCATCATGCTGCCAGATAGCTATCTGCGAGCGGTGGCGGACGCGGTCCATGCCGTCGGCGGCATGTTCGTGCTGGACTGCATCGCCTCGGGCACCGTCTCGGTGGATATGCAAGCCAGCGGCATCGATATCCTGATCAGCGCACCGCAGAAAGGATGGAGCGCGTCGCCCTGTTGCGGGCTCGTCATGCTGAGTCCGCTCGCCCGCGAAAGAATAGAAGCCACGACCAGCACCAGCTTCTCCTGCGATCTTCGCAAGTGGCTGCAAATCATGGAAGCCTACGAAAAAGACGGCTTCGCCTATCACGCCACGATGCCGACGGACAGTCTGGCGACGCTGCGCGACGCCATGAAGGAAGCCGAGGCATACGGCTTCGACAAGGTGAAAGCGGAGCAGCTCGAGCTGGGCAAGCGCATTCGTTCCCTGTTGCCCGAAAAGGGCTTCAAAAGCGTGGCCGCCGAAGGTTTCGAGGCGCCGGGTGTCGTGGTCAGCTACACCGACGATGACGGCATACGGTCCGGTAAGAAATTCGCCGAAGCCGGCCTGCAAGTGGCAGCGGGCGTTCCGCTGCAATGCGACGAGCCGGAAGACTTCAAGACCTTCCGCATCGGCTTGTTTGGCCTCGACAAGCTGCATGATGTCGAGGGTGCGGTGGCGCGAGTGGCAAACGCGTTGGACCGCATTCTGTAG
- a CDS encoding DUF4148 domain-containing protein, with product MHRFSTVLLGVACGLSIVLPTSAKAQTSPQQVPMTRARAQCELRELETVGYQPWEEDFYYPRNLQIAQARLAAKKRAQGLEGVDTCADDGDASRDNQKAQ from the coding sequence ATGCATCGTTTTTCCACGGTTTTACTGGGAGTCGCTTGCGGCTTGTCGATCGTTCTCCCAACCAGCGCGAAGGCGCAAACATCGCCTCAACAGGTACCGATGACTCGCGCACGCGCGCAGTGTGAACTGCGTGAACTGGAAACCGTCGGTTATCAACCATGGGAAGAGGACTTCTATTACCCGCGTAATCTGCAGATCGCACAAGCGCGACTCGCGGCAAAGAAGCGCGCGCAGGGACTGGAAGGCGTGGACACGTGCGCGGACGACGGGGATGCATCGCGCGATAATCAGAAGGCGCAATGA
- a CDS encoding ATP-dependent Clp protease ATP-binding subunit — MPHMCDVCGARPATVQLAVLRDGRRHVLNVCDFHYAQLTRHQRALSPFEALFTGGTPAQQAPAHGVSPERAASAGAAGIERYLSDGAKDLLMRAAERAVQFGRTEVDTEHLLYELADNAVVQSMLKNIGIDAAEVRRFIDANVPRREGVPPPAGGAIGVSPRLKSALDRAFVASRQLRHSYIGPEHLLIGLSEVPDSFAGQLLGKMSVDAHALRRLTTQTVGAGGPPNRENPPSRTPNLDKFSRDLTALAREGHLDPVIGRASEIETMVEVLARRRKNNPVLIGEPGVGKTAVVEGLAQRMIGGDVPESVRDKRLIELNVNSMVAGAKYRGEFEERVKQVIDEITANRETLLLFVDEVHTIVGAGQGGGEGGLDIANVFKPAMARGELNLIGATTLAEYQKHIEKDAALERRFQPVLIPEPSVAQTINILRGLRDRLEAHHKVTIQDDAIVAAAELSDRYISGRFLPDKAIDLVDQAAARVNLSATSRPAAILEFESELAQLRREQDYAASRKQYDRAHALDAEIAGKQKELNDATDDWKKRIGTNTSNVTVTQIAEIVATLTGIPVTQLTEHERERLLNMEARLHERVIGQEEAVRAVSDAVRRARTGLQGRNRPIAVFLFLGSTGVGKTELAKALAEVVFGDEDAMLRVDMSEYMERHAVSRLIGSPPGYVGYEEGGQLTERVRRRPYSVILLDEIEKAHADVYNVLLQVFDDGRLTDGKGRVVDFSNTLIIATSNLASDVIAGQRRATLGFTSTDSDADDSVRSGVMNVLRQHFRPEFLNRIDDIILFKSLGREEIRQIVQLQLEHVKRMAHSQDIALEFDESVVEHLGEAGYRPEFGARELRRQIRQLIENELAKEMLKGDIVEGARVRCLYDREARRIVFDAERKSAGDLGTPPTP; from the coding sequence ATGCCTCACATGTGCGATGTATGCGGCGCCCGGCCGGCTACCGTGCAACTCGCCGTCCTGCGTGATGGCCGCCGCCACGTTCTCAATGTTTGCGACTTTCACTATGCACAATTGACGCGCCATCAGCGCGCGCTGTCTCCGTTCGAAGCGCTGTTCACCGGGGGCACGCCCGCGCAGCAGGCGCCGGCGCATGGCGTTTCTCCGGAACGGGCAGCGAGCGCAGGCGCCGCCGGAATAGAACGCTATCTGAGCGATGGCGCGAAAGATTTGCTGATGCGCGCCGCCGAGCGCGCCGTGCAGTTCGGACGCACGGAGGTCGACACCGAGCATCTCTTATACGAACTCGCGGACAATGCGGTCGTGCAGTCGATGTTGAAAAATATCGGCATTGACGCCGCCGAGGTGCGCCGGTTCATCGACGCCAACGTGCCGCGTCGCGAAGGCGTGCCGCCGCCTGCGGGCGGCGCGATCGGTGTATCGCCGCGCCTGAAGAGTGCGCTCGATCGTGCGTTCGTAGCGTCGCGTCAGTTGCGCCACAGCTACATCGGGCCTGAACATCTGCTGATTGGATTGTCCGAAGTGCCGGACAGCTTCGCAGGACAATTGCTCGGCAAGATGAGCGTCGATGCACATGCGCTGCGGCGTCTGACCACGCAGACGGTCGGCGCGGGCGGCCCGCCGAACAGGGAGAATCCGCCTTCACGCACGCCGAATCTCGACAAGTTCAGCCGCGATCTCACCGCGCTTGCACGCGAAGGCCATCTCGATCCCGTGATCGGCAGAGCAAGCGAAATCGAAACGATGGTGGAAGTGCTCGCGCGGCGGCGCAAGAACAACCCGGTGCTGATCGGCGAGCCGGGCGTCGGCAAGACAGCCGTCGTCGAAGGGCTCGCGCAACGCATGATCGGCGGCGACGTGCCCGAGTCGGTGCGCGACAAGCGTCTTATCGAACTCAATGTCAACTCGATGGTCGCGGGCGCCAAATACCGAGGCGAATTCGAAGAGCGCGTGAAGCAGGTCATCGACGAGATCACGGCTAATCGCGAGACCCTGCTGCTTTTCGTGGACGAAGTGCATACGATCGTCGGCGCCGGACAGGGCGGCGGCGAAGGCGGACTCGATATCGCGAACGTATTCAAGCCCGCGATGGCGCGTGGCGAACTGAATCTCATCGGCGCGACGACGCTTGCCGAGTACCAGAAGCACATCGAAAAGGATGCTGCGCTCGAACGGCGCTTTCAACCTGTATTGATTCCCGAGCCGAGCGTCGCTCAGACCATCAACATTCTTCGCGGCCTGCGCGACCGGCTCGAAGCGCATCACAAGGTCACGATTCAGGACGACGCCATTGTCGCTGCAGCGGAGTTGTCGGACCGCTATATCAGCGGGCGCTTTCTGCCGGATAAGGCGATCGACCTCGTCGATCAGGCGGCGGCCCGCGTCAATCTGTCGGCCACGTCGCGGCCTGCGGCCATTCTCGAATTCGAGTCGGAACTCGCGCAGCTGCGGCGCGAACAGGACTACGCGGCGTCTCGCAAGCAGTACGACCGGGCACATGCGCTCGATGCCGAGATCGCCGGCAAGCAGAAAGAACTCAACGACGCGACCGACGACTGGAAAAAGCGCATCGGCACCAACACGTCGAATGTCACGGTGACGCAGATCGCTGAGATCGTCGCGACGCTCACGGGCATTCCGGTCACGCAATTAACCGAACACGAGCGCGAGCGATTGCTGAACATGGAAGCGCGCCTGCACGAGCGCGTGATCGGTCAGGAAGAAGCCGTGCGCGCGGTGAGCGATGCCGTGCGTCGCGCGCGCACAGGTCTACAGGGTCGCAACCGGCCGATTGCCGTCTTCCTCTTTCTCGGCTCCACGGGCGTCGGCAAAACCGAGCTCGCGAAGGCGCTTGCCGAAGTGGTATTCGGCGACGAAGACGCCATGCTTCGCGTCGACATGAGCGAGTACATGGAGCGTCACGCGGTCTCGCGGCTCATCGGTTCTCCGCCCGGTTACGTTGGCTATGAAGAAGGCGGCCAACTGACGGAACGCGTGCGCCGTCGCCCGTATAGCGTGATTCTGCTCGACGAGATCGAGAAAGCGCACGCCGACGTCTACAACGTACTGCTGCAGGTGTTCGACGATGGGCGCCTCACGGATGGAAAAGGCCGCGTCGTGGACTTCAGCAACACACTGATCATCGCGACGAGCAACCTCGCCTCCGACGTGATCGCAGGACAAAGGCGCGCGACGCTCGGCTTCACGAGCACGGACAGCGACGCGGATGACTCGGTAAGAAGCGGCGTGATGAACGTGCTTCGCCAGCATTTCCGGCCGGAGTTCCTGAACCGCATCGACGACATCATTCTCTTCAAGTCGCTCGGGCGCGAGGAAATCCGGCAGATCGTGCAGCTTCAACTGGAGCACGTCAAACGCATGGCGCACAGTCAGGACATCGCGCTGGAGTTCGATGAATCGGTTGTCGAGCATCTTGGCGAAGCCGGATACCGGCCGGAATTCGGCGCGCGGGAACTACGCCGGCAGATTCGCCAGTTGATCGAGAATGAGTTGGCGAAAGAGATGCTGAAGGGCGATATCGTCGAGGGCGCGCGCGTCCGGTGTCTGTATGACCGGGAGGCACGGCGCATCGTCTTCGATGCCGAACGTAAGTCCGCCGGAGATCTCGGCACGCCGCCCACGCCGTGA
- a CDS encoding CPBP family intramembrane glutamic endopeptidase, with protein MHRQHSETQHPARHLALWVEFGVLYAGVPLFILATRQTAILLAVIWLAPVLIHYFERQRRPSLYANDWDWRGLRAGAPAVVVRFAILASLIALAVRYFMPHEFMSLPRQHPVTWVLVLLLYPILSVWPQELIFRSFLLHRYRAILGDKRGYIAASALAFGYAHVIFLNWLAPAMTAVGGALFAATYRHHRSLALSCFEHALYGCLVFTVGLGQYFYSGAAWSQ; from the coding sequence ATGCATCGACAGCACAGCGAGACACAACATCCCGCGCGCCACCTCGCCCTATGGGTTGAGTTCGGCGTGCTCTATGCCGGTGTACCGCTCTTCATTCTCGCGACGCGACAGACCGCGATACTGCTCGCCGTGATCTGGCTCGCGCCAGTGTTGATTCACTACTTCGAACGGCAACGCCGTCCGTCGCTATATGCCAACGACTGGGATTGGCGCGGTTTGCGCGCAGGCGCACCGGCCGTCGTGGTGCGCTTCGCGATCCTCGCATCGCTCATAGCCCTGGCCGTTCGGTACTTCATGCCGCATGAATTTATGTCATTGCCGCGGCAGCATCCGGTCACGTGGGTTCTCGTGTTACTGCTCTACCCCATCTTGTCCGTATGGCCTCAGGAGCTAATTTTCCGGAGCTTCCTCCTGCACCGCTACCGGGCGATTCTCGGTGACAAACGAGGCTACATCGCGGCTTCCGCATTGGCTTTCGGTTATGCGCATGTCATCTTTCTGAACTGGCTCGCGCCCGCCATGACGGCAGTCGGCGGCGCATTGTTCGCCGCCACCTATCGGCATCACCGCTCCCTTGCGCTGTCGTGCTTCGAGCACGCCTTATATGGCTGTCTCGTTTTCACAGTTGGACTGGGCCAGTACTTTTACTCCGGCGCTGCATGGTCTCAGTAG
- a CDS encoding glycosyl hydrolase, which translates to MMLASAGGAVLAGCGGGGGAGEPQATGTASAATNTTTTTTTPTSASTSTGTAPGVNANNASATNPVTNSTSNTVTQAVASASSGLFYGINGHMAYGSGIYQTMSPAAQLAILQDLGVTNYRCDIAGGGMATTLANALQGPFANSGVSILPVLNPLSAQWDPHSSEAAAYSLGYDMAVRCTRPLKGLVKYIECGNELDVPLKIGGDGSSTADWDPACWPSLRGVLRGMIDGVRSVDPSIQCGVNVGIPMAYRALQMLWNGISPDGTAQGVSGAASLRWDITTYHWYESSGDIRCGGRYNACVDVLQVLKDSFNVPIWLTEWGWNGANDTPQQAAAYTGRALAEYYAVKDRYNIQSIMMYAVIDSDYGLIQADGVTKNPAYAVFKNFVAANPA; encoded by the coding sequence ATGATGCTCGCTTCGGCCGGCGGCGCCGTGCTTGCGGGCTGCGGCGGAGGAGGCGGCGCCGGCGAACCGCAGGCTACCGGCACCGCCAGTGCAGCGACGAATACGACCACGACCACGACCACGCCGACTTCCGCGTCGACGTCGACGGGCACCGCGCCGGGCGTGAATGCGAACAACGCGAGCGCAACGAACCCGGTCACGAACTCGACCAGCAATACGGTCACGCAAGCGGTTGCGTCTGCATCGAGCGGCCTGTTCTACGGCATCAACGGCCATATGGCGTATGGCAGCGGCATCTACCAGACCATGTCGCCCGCCGCGCAGCTTGCCATCCTGCAAGACCTGGGCGTGACGAATTATCGTTGCGACATCGCGGGCGGCGGCATGGCGACCACGCTCGCCAACGCATTGCAGGGACCGTTCGCGAATAGCGGAGTGTCGATACTGCCGGTGTTGAACCCGCTCTCCGCGCAGTGGGACCCGCACAGCAGCGAAGCAGCGGCGTACTCGCTCGGTTACGACATGGCGGTGCGTTGCACACGTCCGCTCAAGGGCCTCGTCAAATATATCGAGTGCGGCAACGAACTGGATGTGCCGTTGAAGATTGGCGGCGATGGCAGTTCCACCGCAGATTGGGATCCGGCCTGCTGGCCGTCGTTGCGCGGCGTGCTGCGCGGCATGATCGACGGCGTGCGCTCGGTGGACCCGTCTATTCAGTGTGGTGTAAACGTCGGTATTCCGATGGCCTACCGCGCGCTGCAAATGCTCTGGAACGGCATCTCGCCCGATGGCACGGCGCAAGGCGTGAGCGGCGCGGCTTCGCTGCGCTGGGACATCACGACCTACCACTGGTACGAAAGCTCAGGCGATATTCGTTGCGGCGGCCGATACAACGCGTGCGTCGATGTGCTGCAAGTGCTGAAGGACTCTTTCAACGTGCCGATCTGGCTGACGGAATGGGGCTGGAACGGTGCGAACGACACACCGCAACAAGCGGCGGCCTACACCGGGCGCGCGCTGGCCGAGTATTACGCGGTCAAGGACCGGTACAACATTCAGTCCATCATGATGTACGCGGTGATCGATTCGGACTACGGTCTCATTCAGGCCGACGGCGTGACGAAGAACCCGGCATACGCCGTGTTCAAGAATTTCGTCGCGGCGAATCCGGCGTGA
- a CDS encoding efflux transporter outer membrane subunit, which yields MRAIYFGILSTLALAACAVQPATHADLPDTVLATAPANWSVDVPKADADPVAWWDQFNDTTMRELVASVLDSNLDVQAAVERVKQAQALTTQRRAALLPELDANAGASDARQNTPPPLGYVRQAGFGLALSWTPDVFGGERLELLASQAQLVGREHAADQVRLALAADTASAYVDLRWAQAELKIVQDNLTIRERALKLTQRRLQYGLSTQLDVARAKNQLSDLQARIPRTNATIQHQLSLIAVYSGRTPESVDKLMLADAGASPVIPIPADGAPQTLPSDALLRRPDVLVAYAQVQQRAAEVGVARAERYPKFSLRLTDGLLASSYLGLPTLTDNLFSAALNATSPIFNAGRITADIEQNESRMRESELNLRQTMLHALKDVEDTRSDLVSTTDQTARLTDALAASNKSLTLSTQLYKGGAASFLDVLDAQEAYLRDADALNQSRREHALAAVAMYRSLGGGWSVTTDDGPVRTAMRR from the coding sequence ATGAGAGCTATATATTTCGGCATACTGAGTACACTAGCGCTCGCCGCCTGCGCTGTGCAACCCGCGACGCACGCTGACTTGCCCGACACCGTGCTTGCCACGGCGCCCGCAAACTGGAGCGTGGACGTGCCGAAGGCCGACGCCGATCCTGTCGCGTGGTGGGATCAGTTCAACGATACGACGATGCGCGAACTCGTCGCATCCGTGCTCGACAGCAATCTCGATGTGCAAGCCGCGGTCGAACGCGTGAAACAGGCACAGGCGTTGACGACGCAGCGCCGCGCGGCGCTGTTGCCTGAACTCGATGCGAACGCGGGCGCATCCGATGCGCGTCAGAACACGCCGCCGCCGCTGGGATACGTGCGTCAGGCGGGCTTCGGTCTCGCATTGAGCTGGACGCCCGATGTATTCGGCGGCGAACGCCTCGAACTGCTAGCGTCACAGGCGCAACTCGTCGGGCGCGAGCACGCTGCCGATCAGGTCCGCCTCGCGCTCGCGGCGGACACGGCATCTGCTTATGTGGATTTGCGCTGGGCGCAGGCGGAACTCAAGATCGTGCAGGATAACCTGACCATCCGCGAGCGCGCGCTGAAGCTCACGCAGCGGCGCCTGCAATACGGGCTTTCGACGCAGCTCGATGTCGCGCGAGCAAAGAATCAGTTGAGCGATCTTCAGGCGCGCATTCCGCGCACGAATGCGACCATTCAACATCAGTTGAGCTTGATCGCGGTTTATTCGGGCCGCACGCCGGAGTCCGTTGACAAGCTGATGCTCGCCGACGCAGGCGCCTCGCCCGTGATCCCCATTCCGGCCGATGGCGCCCCGCAGACCTTGCCTTCGGATGCGCTGTTGCGTCGGCCGGATGTGCTCGTCGCTTACGCGCAGGTTCAACAGCGCGCGGCGGAAGTGGGCGTCGCGCGTGCGGAGCGGTATCCGAAGTTCTCGTTGCGGCTGACTGACGGATTGCTCGCATCGTCGTATCTCGGCTTGCCGACGCTGACGGACAATCTGTTTTCCGCCGCGCTGAACGCGACGAGCCCCATCTTTAACGCGGGCCGCATCACGGCGGACATAGAGCAAAACGAAAGCCGGATGCGCGAGTCGGAATTGAACCTGCGACAGACCATGCTTCACGCGTTGAAGGATGTCGAGGACACGCGTAGCGACCTCGTGAGCACGACCGATCAGACAGCCCGCCTCACCGATGCGCTTGCCGCCTCGAACAAATCGCTCACGCTGTCGACGCAGCTTTACAAGGGCGGCGCGGCCAGCTTTCTCGACGTGCTCGATGCACAGGAAGCGTATCTGCGTGATGCGGACGCGCTCAATCAGTCGCGCCGCGAGCATGCGCTTGCTGCGGTGGCCATGTATCGCTCGCTCGGCGGCGGCTGGAGCGTGACGACCGACGATGGGCCAGTTCGAACGGCGATGCGTCGGTAA